One Ureaplasma urealyticum serovar 8 str. ATCC 27618 genomic window carries:
- the mip gene encoding Ig-specific serine endopeptidase MIP, with amino-acid sequence MKIKKLIASVSIITPIVFVSALAASCVNNKHEDKNIVHNSSDHGNNKKNNFTNDLNQNLTTHEFKSNLISTSQLDNIAKLINFTYENKANTYLKNILINQLKHSPIQNQDFKLEIIGLYPKQNSLQDLIIYYKLTNQKTKEIKGYYFELNGFKKPDNTIFSNQLTPELKKIIDTIQFKKTFDLAINNQQVLNYENVLPSQIKNQLLMGLKVIQKEYTDKIKLSVLDVLFINEGGQINANKLGAFSLLLEVLDLKSKKTFQILIPVDKFKTNPYGADEYDLLPTQVNNGFAPTSLAQINQYNNADQQTRYLYDNENYLKSLKAYQRNVNWYQIRQDLINNKQKINEFDQKAPQVFQDSYESAARKGFTLPVYDEDGKYQGLSFNETEIGKSVSWVDAIGKDQWKINGLARTLPNDMYKQIALQTFGIQIQTPNGKPRESDIVAGTMWIMDYQKRNDNKYPTKWYFGTNLHVAEALKSTTTVFGINKIMPTVKTKTTLGLANADDNIYRFSLVSKDNQPNMDKPISNGIKTIYDGRDFLKLNPSDLLTSKLKNKYHNLQEFVDFAVFEIDFEKIKLGSVTKNFYSGSDWSVDKYNNLDPSELAKLITNDYAQKPNEQIKFLSKSYLNDYARINVPLDSKYNQAFDTNKYDELYAVGWPSSASDYFLDPIKDQKQFESRRESYSLWINSNYQFYNKLNHNPPLFPLTQINRGDFLSYNIGYRSFTNKPGLLDAFIASPITGKTIHKSTDNQNYIGFGLNYLPMHYSPIGGSSGTSLRNQKNELVGIWHVGNGFAQTGLAVAFRSEGYDYHGLYGSYNLPQYDLIYGGGKDQKTSYRQAMMALYKNKNIATALFPNGFGEDQIPSAFKFKN; translated from the coding sequence ATGAAAATTAAAAAACTTATTGCAAGCGTTAGTATAATCACACCAATTGTGTTTGTTTCAGCTTTAGCAGCGTCTTGTGTTAATAATAAACATGAAGATAAAAATATTGTGCATAATAGTAGTGACCATGGTAATAATAAAAAAAATAATTTTACTAATGATTTAAATCAAAATTTAACAACCCACGAATTTAAATCAAATTTAATAAGTACTTCCCAATTAGATAATATAGCCAAATTAATTAATTTTACTTATGAAAATAAAGCTAATACTTATTTAAAAAATATACTTATTAATCAATTAAAACATTCACCTATTCAAAATCAGGATTTTAAACTAGAAATTATAGGTTTATATCCTAAACAAAATTCCTTGCAGGATTTAATTATTTATTATAAGTTAACTAACCAAAAAACAAAGGAGATTAAAGGTTATTATTTTGAATTAAATGGTTTTAAAAAACCAGATAACACCATTTTTTCAAATCAATTAACGCCTGAGCTAAAAAAAATTATTGATACTATTCAATTCAAAAAAACTTTTGATCTCGCAATTAATAATCAACAAGTATTAAATTATGAAAATGTTTTACCTTCACAAATCAAAAATCAATTATTAATGGGTTTAAAAGTTATTCAAAAGGAGTATACAGACAAAATTAAACTAAGTGTACTTGATGTTTTGTTCATTAACGAAGGCGGACAAATTAACGCTAATAAGTTGGGAGCTTTTTCTTTATTATTAGAGGTTTTGGATCTTAAAAGTAAAAAAACTTTCCAAATTCTTATTCCTGTTGATAAATTTAAAACTAATCCTTATGGTGCTGATGAATATGATTTATTGCCAACGCAAGTTAATAACGGATTTGCACCAACTAGCTTAGCTCAAATTAATCAATACAATAATGCTGATCAACAAACACGTTATTTATATGATAATGAAAATTATTTAAAATCATTAAAAGCATATCAAAGAAATGTAAATTGATACCAAATACGCCAAGATTTAATTAATAATAAACAAAAAATTAATGAATTTGATCAAAAAGCACCACAAGTTTTTCAAGATAGTTATGAATCTGCTGCTCGTAAAGGTTTTACTTTACCAGTATATGATGAAGATGGTAAATACCAAGGTTTATCATTTAACGAAACTGAAATTGGAAAAAGTGTTTCGTGAGTTGATGCAATTGGAAAAGATCAATGGAAAATAAATGGTTTGGCTAGAACTTTGCCTAATGATATGTATAAGCAAATTGCTTTACAAACATTTGGCATTCAAATTCAAACACCAAATGGTAAACCACGCGAATCTGATATAGTAGCTGGAACAATGTGAATTATGGATTATCAAAAAAGAAATGATAATAAGTATCCTACTAAATGGTATTTTGGCACAAATTTACATGTTGCAGAAGCATTAAAATCAACAACAACAGTTTTTGGTATTAATAAGATAATGCCAACAGTTAAGACTAAAACTACTTTGGGTTTAGCGAACGCTGATGATAATATTTATCGTTTTAGTTTAGTTAGTAAAGATAATCAACCAAATATGGATAAACCTATTAGTAATGGTATTAAAACAATCTATGATGGTCGTGACTTCTTAAAATTAAATCCTAGTGACTTATTAACATCAAAATTGAAAAATAAATACCATAACCTACAAGAATTTGTTGATTTTGCTGTTTTTGAAATTGATTTTGAAAAAATAAAACTCGGCTCTGTAACGAAAAATTTTTATAGTGGATCAGATTGAAGTGTTGATAAATATAATAATTTAGATCCAAGTGAATTAGCTAAATTAATCACAAACGATTATGCACAAAAACCAAATGAACAAATAAAATTTTTATCAAAATCTTATTTAAATGATTATGCACGTATTAATGTACCTTTGGATTCAAAATACAATCAGGCTTTTGACACAAATAAATATGATGAATTATATGCTGTAGGTTGGCCAAGCTCTGCTTCTGATTATTTCTTAGACCCAATTAAAGATCAGAAACAATTTGAATCAAGACGTGAAAGTTATAGTTTATGAATTAATTCTAATTATCAATTTTATAATAAATTAAATCATAATCCTCCTTTGTTTCCTCTTACACAAATAAATCGTGGTGATTTCTTGTCATATAATATTGGTTATCGTAGTTTTACTAATAAACCTGGATTGCTTGATGCTTTTATTGCTAGTCCTATTACTGGTAAAACCATACATAAATCAACTGATAATCAAAATTATATTGGGTTTGGTTTAAATTATTTACCGATGCATTATTCTCCAATTGGGGGTTCATCAGGGACAAGTCTACGTAATCAAAAAAATGAATTAGTGGGAATTTGGCATGTTGGTAATGGCTTTGCCCAAACAGGTTTGGCTGTTGCTTTTCGATCTGAAGGCTATGATTATCATGGATTATATGGTAGTTATAACTTACCACAATATGATTTGATTTATGGTGGTGGAAAAGATCAAAAAACTTCCTATCGCCAAGCAATGATGGCGTTATATAAAAATAAAAATATTGCAACCGCTTTATTCCCTAATGGTTTTGGTGAAGATCAAATCCCTAGTGCTTTTAAATTTAAAAATTAA
- a CDS encoding putative immunoglobulin-blocking virulence protein gives MKFIKRKTKLLTITIGAVAVSSILLGGIFYGTSQKSPSSFGIASVDQKENFINKDNLDYQKARPSIKDNNLKEIPKPKPQPKPEPQPTPFPDPIPTPPKKEELKKPEIKPEELKKPEIKPEPIPKPKPQPIPQPTPPVETKPKEELLPPSPPPPKEEPKPEPDPQPQPQQIPNQSTVRKIELNGVLVDAEVEVPPPRQTFKYDQDNGLSNLNPYTNISVGKIKKVFVTDELRHKSADLVRGNLKRGDYQSLVKDLLDPNIKPEEIDSYIAMVDKSGYHAKLWSKFKKLFDTDNVVNFLNEQGKKEYPNMKTKFVSNAHKYAWLYAHLDFSKFTKLSANSEKYLQEGLTPDPDNSYVNENGELDSYAYSPAKEYNTVTSRLANDNANRRVFGYNEWYNRSPNGLANGDYPGWNKSDATAEFKQYGIKDGDGIKVYKLERQKPQEGKLNTGYIVDIDADNPDGYQKTKELIQKLNNQNKKITGYRIRNMGKSDSGQKFSDILKALPNELPLLELFFSAGSHNTSALSALETKHIKELGLYTLGNSLLDEWSINPNALRKVEWINSNDYNVSSEYKQGSDIATRITFDTLSFDKNDFNDNANDLRTKLKRINDGLRMVYWTRNNEPFFQGGFGPGLDPDHKEVGNSYPQGLDFSRVPQIRSLRGLIFKDEQKASNNRERKLRRVNFFNDKENYEMSINDLNEAGFSEHIVTNEPMPPKSKITFSNGNATKRIYIKGNGSLTASGIQNLATLFNLAESLDSKSVVVDSNNSELKSQLEGLGYKVSDASDANYIDI, from the coding sequence ATGAAATTTATTAAACGTAAAACAAAATTATTAACGATTACAATTGGTGCAGTTGCTGTTAGTTCAATCTTATTAGGAGGAATTTTTTATGGTACAAGTCAAAAAAGTCCCTCAAGTTTTGGTATTGCTTCTGTTGATCAAAAAGAAAATTTTATTAATAAAGACAATTTAGATTACCAAAAAGCAAGACCATCAATTAAAGATAATAACTTAAAAGAAATTCCCAAACCAAAACCTCAGCCAAAACCAGAACCACAACCAACACCATTTCCAGATCCCATCCCAACACCTCCAAAAAAAGAAGAGTTAAAAAAACCAGAGATTAAACCAGAAGAGCTTAAAAAGCCTGAAATTAAACCAGAACCAATTCCTAAACCAAAACCTCAGCCTATTCCTCAACCAACACCTCCTGTTGAAACTAAACCAAAAGAAGAATTATTACCACCAAGCCCACCACCTCCAAAAGAAGAACCAAAACCAGAACCAGATCCACAACCACAACCACAACAAATTCCTAACCAAAGTACTGTTAGAAAAATTGAATTGAATGGTGTTTTAGTGGACGCTGAAGTTGAAGTTCCACCCCCTCGTCAAACTTTTAAATATGATCAGGATAATGGATTATCAAATCTTAATCCCTATACAAATATAAGTGTTGGGAAAATTAAAAAAGTTTTTGTAACAGATGAGTTGCGGCACAAATCAGCAGATTTAGTGCGCGGGAATTTAAAGCGTGGCGATTATCAAAGTTTAGTTAAAGATTTATTAGATCCAAATATAAAACCAGAGGAAATTGATAGTTATATCGCAATGGTTGATAAAAGTGGATATCACGCTAAATTATGAAGTAAATTTAAAAAACTATTTGATACAGACAATGTTGTTAATTTTCTAAATGAACAAGGTAAAAAAGAATATCCTAATATGAAAACAAAGTTTGTTTCTAATGCGCATAAGTATGCTTGGTTATATGCTCATTTAGATTTTTCAAAATTCACTAAACTTTCAGCTAATTCTGAAAAGTATTTACAAGAAGGCTTAACGCCTGATCCAGATAATTCATATGTTAATGAAAACGGCGAATTAGATTCATATGCTTATTCACCTGCTAAAGAATATAATACAGTAACAAGCCGTTTAGCAAATGATAATGCTAATCGAAGGGTATTTGGGTATAACGAATGATACAATCGTAGCCCAAATGGTTTAGCTAATGGTGATTATCCTGGTTGAAATAAATCAGATGCAACAGCTGAGTTCAAACAGTATGGCATTAAAGATGGTGATGGTATTAAAGTTTATAAACTAGAGCGCCAAAAACCACAAGAAGGTAAATTAAATACTGGATATATTGTTGATATTGATGCTGATAATCCTGATGGATACCAAAAAACAAAAGAATTAATTCAAAAATTAAATAATCAAAACAAAAAAATTACAGGATATCGAATTCGTAACATGGGGAAATCAGATTCAGGACAAAAGTTCTCTGATATTCTAAAAGCCTTACCAAATGAATTGCCATTGCTTGAATTGTTCTTTTCTGCTGGTTCACATAATACGTCAGCACTTTCTGCTCTTGAAACTAAACATATTAAAGAACTTGGGTTGTATACATTAGGTAATTCATTATTAGATGAATGATCAATTAATCCAAATGCGCTTCGAAAAGTAGAATGAATTAATTCTAATGATTATAATGTTTCGTCAGAATATAAACAAGGATCAGATATTGCTACACGAATTACTTTTGATACTCTTTCTTTTGATAAAAATGATTTCAATGATAATGCAAATGATCTTCGAACAAAATTAAAGCGTATTAATGATGGATTACGAATGGTTTATTGAACAAGAAATAATGAACCATTCTTTCAAGGTGGATTTGGTCCAGGATTAGATCCTGATCATAAAGAGGTGGGAAATAGTTATCCACAAGGCTTAGATTTTAGTCGTGTCCCTCAAATTCGCTCATTACGGGGCTTAATATTTAAAGACGAACAAAAAGCTTCAAACAATCGTGAACGTAAATTAAGAAGAGTTAATTTCTTTAATGATAAAGAAAATTATGAAATGTCAATTAATGATTTAAATGAAGCTGGTTTTAGTGAACATATTGTGACTAATGAACCAATGCCTCCTAAAAGTAAAATTACTTTTAGTAATGGTAATGCTACAAAACGTATTTACATTAAAGGTAATGGTAGTCTAACTGCAAGTGGTATTCAAAATTTAGCTACATTATTTAATCTAGCAGAAAGTTTAGATTCTAAATCTGTTGTTGTTGATTCTAATAATTCAGAATTAAAGTCACAATTAGAAGGTTTAGGATATAAAGTAAGTGATGCTTCTGACGCTAACTATATTGATATTTAA
- a CDS encoding MSC_0624 family F1-like ATPase-associated membrane protein, whose translation MMNTKTFTSVNRVIYDDNYSLKQQQKSSFINQFLKGLLSAITLLFFILLLIFAENTLFGLGFGDENKSMMISKSLNAFFDLHSPKYLQLNFLIVFRFFILSFTLFYALIKNFTNLYWHRVTIKKYLPWFVLYLVIATISFLLFFTFFSVWPKEVFNLVFLLLVLFLLNLSYEIFNYFISKKTNPLLYGNYKNLIITMVFQALLLLFVIITPFVWINTGKSPNFLFVDNRFYTRIVDIFTVQSGKNFIILIAFFFFLITFIVLANTNFFALVINKRYDRNYVKNNLWFILLLFSAIFIWLLRVFAYKHENENLPIGNNHLLWVYILQSFFAIIILILYMVFTLKKRLSAKSSLNTLLNLVVTQTILSLSLFLVTLFNSKSVVSLINVFITITVQMSVFGIYIFQNKNISTKLLVLLKVIMILIILTAAIVGFDYLLTSDHHNNYLFSNIQPKMNLVQIMLLLNFSLSFTLISYLTIKFTMVIFKINKLNKELNNEKK comes from the coding sequence ATGATGAATACAAAAACATTTACTTCCGTTAATAGAGTAATTTATGATGATAACTATTCGCTAAAGCAACAACAAAAAAGTAGCTTTATCAATCAATTTTTAAAAGGATTGTTATCTGCTATTACTTTATTATTCTTTATTTTACTTTTAATCTTTGCTGAAAACACGTTGTTTGGTTTAGGTTTTGGTGATGAGAATAAATCAATGATGATTTCAAAATCGCTAAATGCTTTTTTTGATTTACACAGCCCTAAATATTTACAACTTAACTTTTTAATTGTATTTCGCTTTTTTATTTTAAGTTTTACACTGTTTTATGCCTTAATCAAAAATTTCACAAATCTTTATTGGCATCGAGTAACCATTAAAAAATACTTACCATGATTCGTTTTATATTTAGTAATTGCAACAATTAGTTTCTTACTATTTTTTACTTTTTTTAGTGTTTGACCAAAAGAAGTTTTTAATTTAGTATTTTTACTATTAGTGTTATTTTTATTAAATTTAAGTTATGAAATATTTAATTATTTTATTTCTAAAAAAACTAACCCTTTATTATACGGTAATTATAAAAATTTAATTATTACCATGGTTTTTCAAGCGTTATTACTATTATTTGTAATAATTACCCCCTTTGTATGAATTAATACAGGTAAAAGTCCTAACTTTTTATTTGTTGATAATCGTTTCTACACACGCATAGTTGATATCTTCACTGTTCAATCAGGTAAAAATTTTATTATTTTAATTGCTTTCTTCTTCTTTTTAATTACATTTATTGTTTTAGCAAATACTAATTTTTTCGCTTTAGTAATTAATAAACGTTACGATCGTAATTATGTTAAGAATAATTTATGATTTATTTTACTTTTATTTAGTGCTATATTTATTTGATTATTAAGAGTTTTTGCATATAAGCACGAAAATGAAAATCTACCGATTGGTAACAACCATTTATTATGAGTTTATATTTTACAAAGTTTTTTTGCAATAATCATATTAATACTATATATGGTATTCACTTTAAAAAAACGCTTAAGCGCAAAGAGTAGTTTAAATACTTTATTAAATTTAGTAGTCACTCAAACAATTCTAAGTTTAAGCTTGTTTTTAGTAACATTATTTAATTCTAAGAGTGTGGTTTCTTTAATTAATGTTTTTATTACAATTACTGTACAAATGAGTGTATTTGGAATCTACATATTTCAAAATAAAAACATTTCAACTAAATTATTGGTGCTATTAAAGGTTATTATGATTTTAATTATTTTAACCGCAGCAATTGTAGGTTTTGATTATTTATTAACATCTGATCATCATAATAACTATTTATTCTCAAACATTCAACCGAAAATGAATTTAGTACAAATCATGTTGTTATTAAATTTTAGTTTGAGTTTTACTTTAATTAGTTATTTAACAATTAAATTTACAATGGTAATTTTTAAAATCAATAAGCTAAATAAGGAGTTAAACAATGAAAAAAAATAG
- a CDS encoding MSC_0621 family F1-like ATPase epsilon subunit, translating to MNHNYNIQITLLENKKFNIDNGLLYVNVNEENTWQKIENNTVLAYETILLKIVDDDYKKTFYLFLKNTHISVLNNIVKIQALNDLHFFIKDGLNKKNNHKKELVDKYKNITNNILELEAKQQLGLTLSEFLDLDNLKQEQYITNMQIRLNLVEYKKDEK from the coding sequence ATGAATCATAATTATAATATTCAAATTACATTACTTGAAAACAAAAAGTTTAATATTGATAATGGTTTATTATATGTAAATGTTAATGAAGAAAATACATGACAAAAAATTGAAAACAACACCGTTTTAGCCTATGAAACAATCTTATTAAAAATAGTTGATGATGATTATAAAAAAACTTTTTATTTATTTTTAAAAAACACACATATTTCTGTTTTAAATAACATCGTTAAAATTCAAGCATTAAATGATTTACATTTTTTTATTAAAGATGGATTAAACAAAAAAAATAATCATAAAAAAGAGTTGGTAGATAAATATAAAAATATTACTAATAATATTTTAGAACTTGAAGCTAAACAACAATTAGGATTAACTCTAAGTGAATTTTTAGATCTTGATAATCTAAAACAAGAACAATATATAACTAATATGCAAATTAGATTAAATTTAGTGGAGTATAAAAAAGATGAGAAATAA
- a CDS encoding MSC_0622 family F1-like ATPase gamma subunit, translated as MQLKDLINKKKNLNNINLKVSNERNIFLINIMKLNQRLTFFSKNAFEIKESILSLKRIYNIKHDMLRHEERKVFKFLNKINDRVLWIYLTEEQKYSTDSYSRYEQKILETIKSNRDDFILIGQGAIEFGKNHNLNILQTFNDSNIKNLTTQLTKMIMILYTFDNYKKVNFVINSNKNYDGHFTILPMNEFSFDKFINLEKCDSNIIDFQKVKIYPNLNEFINVQINVFLVNIINTLITESSFYKTKNGLVATNNILKELDDNLSKIQRKITRVKTELQIEEINLLARQNMNEDDNDNDGGVYES; from the coding sequence ATGCAATTAAAAGATTTAATTAATAAAAAAAAGAATTTAAATAATATTAATTTAAAAGTGAGTAACGAACGTAATATTTTTTTAATTAATATTATGAAACTAAATCAGCGATTAACTTTTTTTAGTAAAAATGCTTTTGAAATAAAAGAATCAATTCTAAGTTTAAAGCGTATTTATAATATTAAACATGATATGTTAAGACATGAGGAACGAAAGGTTTTTAAGTTTTTAAATAAAATTAATGATCGTGTTTTATGGATTTATTTAACTGAAGAGCAAAAATATAGCACTGATTCATATTCGCGTTATGAACAAAAAATCTTAGAAACGATTAAATCAAATCGTGATGATTTTATTTTGATCGGTCAAGGAGCAATTGAATTTGGTAAGAATCATAATTTAAATATTCTCCAAACATTTAATGACTCTAATATTAAAAATTTAACTACACAATTAACTAAAATGATTATGATTTTATATACTTTTGATAATTATAAAAAAGTTAATTTTGTTATTAATTCTAATAAAAACTATGATGGACACTTTACTATATTGCCAATGAATGAATTTAGTTTTGATAAATTTATTAATTTAGAAAAATGTGATTCTAATATTATTGATTTTCAAAAAGTAAAAATTTATCCAAATTTAAATGAATTTATTAATGTCCAAATTAATGTTTTCTTAGTTAATATTATTAATACTTTAATTACTGAATCATCTTTTTATAAAACAAAAAATGGACTAGTAGCTACTAATAATATCCTAAAAGAACTAGATGATAACCTTTCAAAAATTCAACGTAAAATTACACGTGTAAAGACAGAGTTGCAAATTGAAGAAATAAATTTATTAGCAAGACAAAATATGAATGAAGATGATAATGATAACGATGGTGGTGTTTATGAATCATAA
- a CDS encoding MSC_0620 family F1-like ATPase-associated subunit has protein sequence MRNKLKIKLKFLASLATIPIVASPLIFSVAANEDGKQENNNGNNQDPNQQKKPKIPKNDPNFNIFKTVADKTVKDSLEKGINAAIVYVKSRQEEILENKEIEFKKKIQQLIYLKNLQSYLEKNKENILKNSNDYGFYLNTPQILGTLKNYDIKDIEFNGEIYKQIKVGKTDPLNYQKAIAPKGKISDVQSDQINDVEETKYKDTLKKYESEFLKEINKLIYDENDVPQINKDVELTRDEKGQFNTTLPKGYNDWNAYFISKIKDRVTAFDLKQNQQTNEDKQEEQPNEQKDPDTPPPLPPPLVEGDHNEIDLPPAQANAIVSSLPLLLPYISPIYSNESLSELKSKFDSLKPELKQTLFYFNNPINTRYLYSVLDFGVNGSSMINIKVKIIDQVNPKLQRTYIINKYDPILDLSLNSLKLNEVNAIKQIFVNLYKHLGLDEKIDYKKLRNFYIRNALFTMIEAAQKLILRFNQIDKDNKVIGQKTFTTLQNEYLEKYKQKFVNNADNERLLNEFSNLTKENFFRYLNNTLINNDYYWYQLVGAYKQVSLQFSEVLRLNKDKIKANIASIKGDENTIANLYKLNNQLIYQLSAIVAQRSFNSQQWYQSYLNVLQPIKENFDLMSILTNQTDIKTNKDKAKDFKNAYDSALKSLERQKQVNKQIRRKIGIAFIVISLLVLIINLIIYGLIKKLKNKKVILIINSVIMVLTIIVLIMGIILII, from the coding sequence ATGAGAAATAAATTGAAAATAAAATTAAAATTTTTAGCTTCACTAGCAACAATACCAATTGTAGCTTCACCATTAATTTTTTCTGTTGCAGCTAATGAGGATGGTAAACAAGAAAACAATAATGGTAATAATCAAGATCCTAATCAACAAAAAAAACCAAAAATTCCTAAAAACGATCCTAATTTTAATATTTTTAAAACTGTTGCTGATAAAACTGTTAAAGATAGTTTAGAAAAAGGAATTAATGCTGCTATTGTTTATGTAAAATCACGTCAAGAAGAAATTTTAGAAAATAAAGAAATTGAGTTTAAGAAAAAAATTCAACAACTAATTTATTTAAAAAATCTGCAGTCATATCTTGAGAAAAATAAAGAAAACATCTTAAAAAATTCTAATGATTATGGTTTTTATTTAAATACTCCTCAAATTTTAGGAACTCTTAAAAATTATGATATTAAAGATATTGAGTTTAATGGAGAAATATATAAACAAATTAAAGTTGGTAAAACTGATCCTTTAAATTATCAAAAAGCCATTGCTCCAAAAGGAAAAATTAGTGATGTACAAAGTGATCAAATTAATGATGTTGAAGAAACAAAATACAAAGATACTTTAAAAAAATATGAATCTGAATTTTTAAAAGAAATTAATAAATTAATTTATGATGAAAATGATGTTCCACAAATTAATAAAGATGTTGAGTTAACACGTGATGAAAAAGGACAATTTAATACAACTTTACCTAAGGGTTATAATGATTGAAATGCTTATTTTATTTCTAAAATAAAAGATCGTGTTACAGCATTTGATTTAAAACAAAATCAACAAACAAACGAAGATAAACAAGAAGAACAGCCAAATGAGCAAAAAGATCCCGATACACCACCACCATTACCACCACCATTAGTAGAAGGTGATCACAACGAAATAGATCTTCCCCCAGCACAAGCCAACGCTATTGTTTCTTCTTTACCGCTATTATTACCTTATATTAGTCCTATATATTCAAATGAATCATTAAGTGAATTAAAATCAAAATTTGATAGTTTAAAACCAGAACTTAAACAAACATTATTTTACTTTAATAACCCAATTAACACACGTTATCTTTATAGTGTATTAGACTTTGGCGTTAATGGTAGTAGTATGATTAATATTAAAGTTAAAATTATTGATCAAGTTAATCCTAAACTACAACGTACATATATTATTAATAAATATGATCCAATTTTAGATCTTAGTCTTAATAGTCTGAAATTAAATGAAGTTAATGCTATTAAACAAATTTTTGTTAACTTGTATAAACATTTAGGATTAGATGAGAAAATTGATTATAAGAAATTACGTAACTTTTATATTAGAAATGCTTTATTTACAATGATTGAGGCTGCTCAAAAACTTATTTTGCGATTCAATCAAATTGATAAAGATAATAAAGTTATTGGACAAAAAACTTTTACAACATTACAAAATGAGTATTTAGAAAAATATAAACAAAAATTTGTAAACAATGCTGATAATGAAAGATTATTAAATGAGTTTAGTAATTTAACAAAAGAAAATTTCTTTCGTTATTTAAACAACACTTTAATTAATAATGATTATTACTGATATCAACTAGTTGGTGCTTATAAACAAGTTAGCTTACAGTTTAGTGAAGTTCTTCGATTAAATAAAGATAAAATTAAAGCTAATATTGCAAGTATTAAAGGTGATGAAAACACTATTGCAAATTTGTATAAATTAAATAACCAATTAATTTATCAATTATCTGCGATTGTTGCACAACGTAGTTTTAATTCTCAACAATGATATCAGTCATATTTAAATGTTTTACAACCGATTAAAGAAAATTTTGATTTAATGTCTATATTAACAAATCAAACCGATATTAAAACAAATAAGGACAAAGCTAAGGATTTTAAAAATGCATATGATAGTGCTTTAAAATCTCTTGAAAGACAAAAACAAGTAAATAAACAAATTCGTCGTAAGATTGGAATTGCGTTTATAGTAATTAGCTTACTAGTTTTAATAATTAATTTAATTATTTATGGATTGATTAAAAAACTAAAAAATAAAAAAGTTATTCTAATTATTAATAGCGTGATAATGGTGTTGACAATCATTGTTTTAATAATGGGAATTATTCTAATAATTTAG
- a CDS encoding DUF2714 domain-containing protein has translation MKKNRSNLTPTTNYFDVFNTYKEKKASVDLITYEELMASVLFDNKLGFESEVYLDFVKKFTLAFEKKLDIWFENFIINFNLNLKFSTTIMIPILVTKANSTTDAINFRNDQNPVYNNFLISYNQKIKKLLLQNHPVQILPHLILFKSNLNGSLVLVFSEKIIASIEQKSGN, from the coding sequence ATGAAAAAAAATAGATCTAATCTGACACCTACAACAAATTATTTTGATGTATTTAATACTTATAAAGAAAAAAAAGCAAGTGTTGATTTAATTACATATGAAGAATTAATGGCATCAGTTTTATTTGATAATAAATTAGGTTTTGAATCAGAGGTTTATTTAGATTTTGTTAAAAAATTTACATTAGCTTTTGAAAAAAAACTAGATATTTGATTTGAAAATTTTATTATTAATTTCAATTTAAATTTAAAATTTTCAACAACTATTATGATTCCAATATTAGTAACTAAAGCTAATTCTACAACTGATGCAATTAATTTTAGAAATGATCAAAATCCTGTTTATAATAATTTTTTAATTTCATATAACCAAAAAATTAAAAAATTATTACTTCAAAATCATCCTGTTCAAATTCTCCCTCATTTAATTTTATTTAAATCAAATCTTAATGGTAGTTTAGTGCTCGTATTTAGTGAAAAAATTATCGCTTCAATTGAACAAAAATCAGGAAATTAA